Proteins from a genomic interval of Pirellulales bacterium:
- a CDS encoding PLP-dependent aminotransferase family protein codes for MSSVDSLSRRAISAANQPISELMHKALAHPELISLAAGFVDQVTLPVEETQQAIAAVLGDTRRGQAALQYGAPAGYLPLREAVLGLLHENDGDALAGQHIAVDQVLMTAGSNELLHLLVDTLCNPGDIVLCTEPTYFVFLGILHNIGARPIGIATDEHGLIPEALEEELARLEAAGELGRVKALYVVSYFDNPSTRTLAEERRGPVVEIIKRWSRRGTIRIIEDAAYRELRYEGADVPSLRSFDTEGDTVILTETFSKSYSPGLRVGWGILPRDLIEPVANQKGNIDFGAPNFSQHVMTAVIEAGLLRPQIEKLREHYREKLRASLAACERFLGPLPGVTWERSTGGIYVWLRLPEEIETGPSGTLFDHAVEEGVLYVPGEYFYCDPARYGGANTIRLCYAVQPVERIERGIEALARAIRKTPG; via the coding sequence ATGTCTTCGGTCGACTCCTTGAGCCGCCGGGCCATTTCGGCCGCCAATCAACCGATCAGCGAGCTGATGCACAAGGCCCTTGCGCATCCCGAGTTGATTTCGCTGGCCGCAGGTTTTGTCGATCAGGTGACCTTGCCGGTCGAAGAGACGCAGCAGGCCATCGCCGCCGTGTTGGGCGACACACGCCGTGGCCAGGCCGCTTTGCAGTACGGCGCGCCGGCGGGTTATTTGCCGCTGCGCGAGGCCGTGCTCGGGCTGCTCCACGAGAACGATGGCGACGCACTGGCGGGACAACACATCGCTGTCGACCAGGTGTTGATGACCGCGGGCAGCAACGAGCTATTGCACCTGCTGGTCGATACGCTGTGCAACCCCGGCGACATCGTGCTGTGTACCGAGCCCACGTACTTCGTGTTCCTGGGCATTTTGCACAATATCGGGGCGCGCCCCATCGGCATTGCCACCGACGAACACGGCCTAATTCCCGAAGCGCTCGAGGAGGAGCTCGCGCGGCTCGAGGCGGCCGGCGAACTGGGCCGGGTGAAGGCGCTGTACGTCGTTTCGTACTTCGACAATCCCAGCACGCGCACGCTGGCCGAGGAGCGGCGCGGGCCGGTGGTCGAGATCATTAAGCGCTGGTCGCGGCGCGGCACGATCCGCATCATCGAAGATGCCGCCTATCGTGAGCTGCGCTACGAAGGAGCCGACGTCCCCAGCCTGCGCTCGTTCGACACGGAAGGGGACACGGTGATCCTCACTGAGACGTTTTCGAAGTCGTATTCGCCGGGCCTGCGCGTCGGCTGGGGCATCCTGCCGCGCGACCTCATTGAACCCGTCGCGAATCAGAAGGGAAATATCGATTTCGGGGCGCCAAATTTCAGTCAGCACGTGATGACGGCGGTGATCGAAGCCGGATTGTTGCGCCCGCAGATCGAAAAGCTGCGCGAGCATTACCGAGAGAAATTGCGCGCGAGCCTCGCCGCTTGCGAACGGTTTCTTGGCCCGCTGCCCGGCGTCACTTGGGAACGCTCGACGGGCGGCATCTACGTTTGGCTAAGGCTTCCGGAAGAAATCGAAACCGGACCGAGCGGAACGCTCTTCGACCATGCCGTCGAGGAAGGCGTTCTGTACGTGCCGGGCGAATACTTCTATTGCGACCCGGCGCGCTACGGCGGGGCGAACACGATCCGGCTTTGTTACGCCGTGCAGCCGGTCGAGCGGATCGAGCGCGGGATCGAAGCCCTGGCCCGGGCGATTCGGAAAACGCCCGGTTAG